TCCCCTTGATGCCATCTTTTACCAGGTCATCAGCGACTGATGCTGCGACTTCTCCGGGAACCGTGAGGATCGCAATTGAAATATCCTGTTCTTTGATGATGGATGCCAGCTGCCCGATCGGAAAACAGGGGACTCCTGAATAGGTGGATTTAAACTTTTCAGGGCTGATGTCAAAACAGGCCGTAATGCTCAGCTTCGTTCGTTTTCCCTTGAAGTACCTGATGATCGCCCGGCCAAGGTTCCCCACACCCACTACGCATACTTTCAGTGCCTGCTCCATATCGATGATGCGTCCGATGAGCTGTATGAGCTCCTGAACATCATATCCCTTCCTGAGTGTTCCTGAATAACCGATGAGCATGATGTCACGCCTGACCTGAACTGGAGTGATGTGGATCAATCCGGCAAGTTCGTGGGAAAAGATATGAATTTTATTATTTTCCAGGCAATTAAGCAATGCCCTTCTGTACTGGCTCAAGCGTTCAACGGTTTTATCCGGAAGGCTTTTCATGGGATTTTTATTCATCAATAAAAGTATTGTTAATGCAATAACAATACAAAATTAAACGTAAAATCGTATAAAACTCAGATGGCTGTAAAAATCAGAGAAGTTTTTGTTTTAGCCAGTCAAACCAGAGACTGAGACCTTCTCCGGACTTGGCCGAGAGTTCAATGAATTCAAGATGAGGGTTGACCTGGAGCGCATAGGCTTTGGCTTTTTCTGACTGAAAGTCTACGTAGGGGAGAAGATCAGTCTTGTTGATCACGCAGAGGTGGGAGGTACGGAACATGTTGGGATATTTCAGCGGTTTGTCTTCCCCTTCGGTCGTACTGACAATGACTACCCGTTTTGATTCGCCTAGATCAAAAAGGGAAGGACACACCAGATTGCCAACATTCTCGATGAAAAGCACCGAATGATCAGCTGGTTCCAGCTCCCTGACTGCTTTATTGACCATAAGTGCATCCAGGTGGCATCCATTCCCCGTATTGATCTGAATGACGGGAACGCCCGTCTTATGGATCCGGTCTGAGTCCAGCATGGTTTGCAGGTCACCCTCAACGACACAGAAGGAGATCTCTTGCCTGAGCTCCTGAATGGTTCGTTCCAGAAGGCTGGTCTTTCCCGAGCCGGGAGAACTGACCAGGTTGATTGCCGTTATATGCTTTGCTTCAAAATAACCTCTGTTGCGCTCAGCAAGCTGATTGTTCCTGGCCAGCAGATCCTGCTCAACGCGGATCATCGTCCCATGGCTATGATCGTGGCCCGGTTCGTGAAAATGATGCGCATGTTCCGCATCCTGTTCGTGTCCTTCCGCTTCGGTGTGCTCAAGGAAATGCTCGTGGGGATGGGTGTGCTCCATATCCCCGTGGTGGTGGGGATGTTCATGGGAATGTGCTTGCAGATGGAGGGACGGATCACCCGGTCTTCTTATCCGGATGGTTGAGTCGGGTTGGCCGCAGCCACA
This portion of the Bacteroidales bacterium genome encodes:
- a CDS encoding redox-sensing transcriptional repressor Rex, whose product is MNKNPMKSLPDKTVERLSQYRRALLNCLENNKIHIFSHELAGLIHITPVQVRRDIMLIGYSGTLRKGYDVQELIQLIGRIIDMEQALKVCVVGVGNLGRAIIRYFKGKRTKLSITACFDISPEKFKSTYSGVPCFPIGQLASIIKEQDISIAILTVPGEVAASVADDLVKDGIKGIINYTPTPINVGPDVYLGEYDMITSLEKAAYFVKINKESIP
- the hypB gene encoding hydrogenase nickel incorporation protein HypB translates to MCDTCGCGQPDSTIRIRRPGDPSLHLQAHSHEHPHHHGDMEHTHPHEHFLEHTEAEGHEQDAEHAHHFHEPGHDHSHGTMIRVEQDLLARNNQLAERNRGYFEAKHITAINLVSSPGSGKTSLLERTIQELRQEISFCVVEGDLQTMLDSDRIHKTGVPVIQINTGNGCHLDALMVNKAVRELEPADHSVLFIENVGNLVCPSLFDLGESKRVVIVSTTEGEDKPLKYPNMFRTSHLCVINKTDLLPYVDFQSEKAKAYALQVNPHLEFIELSAKSGEGLSLWFDWLKQKLL